A window of the Barnesiella propionica genome harbors these coding sequences:
- the aspS gene encoding aspartate--tRNA ligase, translating to MYRTKTCGELRLSDVGQKVTLAGWVQRSRKMGGMTFVDLRDRYGITQLVFNQENNSGLWEKANKLGREYVIQVTGMVTERSNKNQNIPTGEIEIEVSDLIQLNSSDIPPFTIEDETDGGDDLRMQYRYLDLRRPSVRKNLELRHKMAFEVRRYLDEQHFIEVETPVLMKSTPEGARDFIVPSRMNPGEFYALPQSPQLFKQLLMVSGFDRYFQIVKCFRDEDLRADRQPEFTQIDCEMSFVEQEDVLNMFEGMAKHLFRYIKNIDFTEPFPRMTWADAMKYYGSDKPDIRFDMKFVEIKDLTVGHNFVVFDSTPYVAGICAEGCASYTRKQLDELTEYVKRPQVGAKGLVYVRCEENGMFKSSVDKFYSQDDLKVWAERFGAKPGDLILILAGDKIKTQKALCELRLEMGNRLGLRDKNIFAPLWVIDFPLFEWDEETQRFYAMHHPFTSPKPEDIGMLESNPGEVRANAYDMVINGVELGGGSIRIHDSVLQDRMFRVLGFTEEQAQYQFGFLMNAFKYGAPPHGGLAFGLDRFVSMFAGLDSIRDCIAFPKNNSGRDVMNGAPSIIDNKQLEELHLKLDLKDLGK from the coding sequence ATGTACAGAACTAAAACTTGTGGAGAATTACGCCTTTCGGATGTAGGTCAAAAAGTTACGTTGGCAGGTTGGGTACAACGCAGCCGTAAAATGGGCGGTATGACTTTCGTCGATTTACGGGATCGTTACGGTATAACTCAGCTCGTATTTAATCAGGAAAATAACTCTGGATTATGGGAGAAAGCCAATAAACTGGGACGTGAATATGTTATCCAGGTAACCGGAATGGTGACGGAACGCTCCAATAAGAATCAAAATATACCTACCGGGGAGATCGAAATAGAAGTTTCGGACCTGATCCAGTTAAATAGTTCTGACATTCCTCCTTTTACAATAGAGGATGAAACTGACGGAGGAGACGATTTACGCATGCAATACCGCTATCTGGATTTACGTCGTCCTTCGGTCCGGAAGAATCTGGAATTGAGGCATAAAATGGCATTTGAAGTTCGTCGTTATTTGGACGAGCAGCATTTTATTGAAGTAGAGACCCCTGTACTTATGAAATCCACTCCTGAGGGTGCACGTGACTTTATTGTGCCTTCACGAATGAATCCTGGCGAATTTTATGCATTACCTCAGTCTCCTCAGTTATTCAAACAATTACTGATGGTTTCGGGATTTGACCGGTATTTCCAGATTGTAAAATGTTTCAGGGATGAGGATCTTCGTGCCGACCGTCAGCCCGAATTCACTCAGATAGACTGTGAAATGTCGTTTGTTGAACAGGAAGATGTTCTTAATATGTTCGAAGGAATGGCAAAACATTTGTTTCGTTATATAAAGAATATCGATTTTACGGAACCGTTTCCACGCATGACCTGGGCAGATGCGATGAAATATTATGGTAGTGATAAACCTGATATCCGTTTCGATATGAAATTTGTCGAAATAAAAGATTTGACCGTAGGACATAATTTCGTTGTATTTGACAGTACTCCTTATGTTGCCGGTATTTGTGCCGAGGGATGTGCTTCTTACACCCGTAAACAGCTGGACGAACTTACGGAATATGTGAAACGTCCTCAAGTTGGAGCAAAAGGGCTTGTATATGTCCGTTGTGAAGAAAATGGAATGTTCAAGTCTTCCGTAGATAAATTTTATTCTCAGGATGATTTAAAAGTGTGGGCGGAACGTTTTGGAGCTAAACCCGGTGATTTGATACTTATTTTGGCCGGAGATAAGATTAAGACTCAAAAAGCTCTTTGTGAGCTACGTCTGGAAATGGGAAACCGTCTGGGATTAAGAGACAAAAACATTTTTGCTCCTTTATGGGTTATCGATTTTCCGCTCTTTGAATGGGATGAAGAGACTCAGCGCTTCTATGCTATGCATCATCCGTTCACATCTCCTAAGCCTGAAGATATTGGTATGCTGGAAAGTAATCCGGGAGAAGTTCGTGCAAATGCTTATGATATGGTTATTAATGGTGTTGAGCTGGGGGGGGGGTCTATCCGTATTCACGATAGTGTATTACAGGACCGGATGTTCCGCGTACTGGGATTCACCGAAGAACAGGCTCAATATCAGTTCGGCTTCCTGATGAATGCGTTTAAATATGGTGCGCCACCGCACGGGGGACTGGCTTTCGGCTTGGATCGTTTCGTTTCCATGTTTGCAGGCCTCGATTCTATCCGGGATTGTATAGCGTTTCCTAAGAATAATTCCGGACGTGATGTTATGAATGGTGCTCCTTCAATTATAGATAATAAACAGTTGGAGGAACTGCATTTAAAACTGGACCTGAAGGATCTGGGTAAATGA